Proteins co-encoded in one Anguilla anguilla isolate fAngAng1 chromosome 16, fAngAng1.pri, whole genome shotgun sequence genomic window:
- the rsl24d1 gene encoding probable ribosome biogenesis protein RLP24, whose translation MRIEKCYFCSGPVYPGHGMMFVRNDCKVFRFCKSKCHKNFKKKRNPRKTRWTKAFRKAAGKELTVDNSLEFEKRRNIPLKYQRLLWNKTVEAMKKVEEIKQKRQARFIMNRLKKGKQLEKEEAINEVKKNIHLIKAPHAGKAKKLEEKMVEKLQEDIEMGDD comes from the exons atgcgCATTGAGAAGTGTTATTTCTGCTCCGGACCGGTATATCCCGGACATGGGATGATGTTTGTACGGAACGACTGCAAG GTGTTCCGGTTCTgcaaatcaaaatgtcacaaaaactTCAAGAAGAAGCGTAACCCAAGGAAGACCAGGTGGACTAAAGCTTTCAGAAAGGCCGCCGGCAAGGAGTTGACAGTA GATAACTCTCTTGAGTTTGAGAAGCGCAGAAATATTCCACTGAAATACCAGAGGCTGTTGTGGAACAAGACGG TGGAAGCAATGAAGAAGGTGGAAGAAATTAAACAGAAGCGACAGGCCCGGTTTATCATGAACAG ACTGAAGAAGGGCAAACAGTTGGAGAAGGAAGAGGCGATCAACGAAGTGAAGAAGAACATTCACCTAATCAAAGCCCCACACGCAG GAAAAGCCAAGAAGCTGGAAGAGAAGATGGTGGAAAAATTACAGGAAGACATAGAAATGGGTGACGATTAG
- the LOC118214708 gene encoding ras-related protein Rab-27A: MSDGDYDYLIKFLALGDSGVGKTSFLYQYTDGKFNSKFITTVGIDFREKRLVYKSNGPDGTSGRGQRIHLQLWDTAGQERFRSLTTAFFRDAMGFLLLFDLTNEQSFLNVRNWMSQLQMHAYCENPDIVLCGNKCDLDDQRAVKEEEAKDLAEKYGIPYFETSAADGLNVSQAVEVLLDLIMKRMERCVDKSWMPDSALRSNGHSANERITEQESPEKGKCSC; encoded by the exons ATGTCTGATGGGGACTATGATTACCTCATCAAGTTCCTTGCCCTTGGTGACTCTGGAGTGGGAAAGACCAGTTTTCTCTACCAGTATACAGATGGCAAGTTCAACTCCAAGTTCATCACGACAGTGGGCATAGACTTCAGAGAAAAAAGACTG GTTTACAAATCCAATGGGCCGGACGGAACCTCAGGCAGGGGACAGAGGATTCACCTTCAGCTGTGGGACACCGCGGGACAAGAGAG GTTTCGGAGTTTGACGACAGCTTTCTTCCGAGACGCCATGGGTTTCCTCCTCCTGTTTGATCTTACGAATGAACAGAGCTTCCTCAACGTCCGAAACTGGATGA GCCAGTTACAGATGCATGCCTATTGTGAGAATCCAGACATAGTGCTCTGTGGGAACAAGTGTGACCTGGATGATCAGAGGGCAGTGAAGGAGGAGGAAGCCAAAGATCTGGCGGAGAAGTACGG AATCCCATACTTTGAGACGAGTGCAGCGGATGGGCTCAACGTGAGCCAGGCTGTGGAGGTCCTGCTGGACCTCATCATGAAGAGGATGGAACGTTGCGTGGACAAGTCCTGGATGCCAGACAGCGCACTGCGGTCCAATGGGCACAGTGCCAACGAGAGAATCACTGAGCAGGAGAGCCCAGAGAAGGGCAAGTGCAGCTGTTAA